A single genomic interval of Oncorhynchus tshawytscha isolate Ot180627B linkage group LG15, Otsh_v2.0, whole genome shotgun sequence harbors:
- the LOC112214718 gene encoding uncharacterized protein DDB_G0280205 isoform X6 yields METVKIALLIFLLTSLQLLTTDASCVTTQKSAEHSTTGKPSETTTPVTTVPLSTVKNLGVNVTATSVTATSVTPTKNSTWNSTTALATSTVTENTKMSSSPQVPVNSASPYTKDNGTQGTQAPTTVTKSDSLNKTTISDLTKKLPGSEAENTDQDRVKDNKNTDHVGQQAGDKNLLWILLPVLALVGAAVVALLKSKCMKDHDHTEITDNGTENASFQSRPDNAKDGVMLLGVKSSGGEDNAAAR; encoded by the exons ATGGAGACCGTTAAGATAGCCTTACTCATCTTCCTTCTAACCTCGCTCCAGCTCCTCACAACAG ATGCTTCTTGTGTTACCACACAAAAATCAGCAGAACATTCAACAACAGGCAAACCATCAG AAACTACGACACCCGTCACGACTGTTCCTCTTTCCACTGTAAAGAACCTTGGTGTAAATGTTACTGCAACCAGCGTTACTGCAACCAGTGTGACCCCAACCA AGAATTCTACCTGGAATTCTACCACAGCGCTTGCTACATCAACAGTAacagaaaatacaaaaatgtcaTCCTCACCCCAAGTCCCAGTGAATTCCGCATCTCCATATACTAAGGATAATG GAACACAAGGGACCCAGGCCCCAACAACTGTTACCAAGAGTGACTCACTAAACAAAACCACCATTTCTGACCTTACCAAAAAGCTCCCAG GTTCAGAGGCTGAAAATACAG ATCAAGATAGAGTCAAGGACAATAAGAATACGGATCATGTCG GTCAACAGGCTGGAG ATAAGAACCTGCTGTGGATTCTTTTGCCAGTCCTGGCACTTGTGGGGGCTGCTGTCGTGGCCCTTCTGAAAAGTAAATGCATGAAGGACCACGATCACACAG AGATAACTGATAATGGAACAGAAAA TGCCTCTTTCCAGAGCAGGCCGGACAACGCCAAAGACGGTGTCATGCTTCTCGGGGTGAAGTCTTCAGGCGGTGAAGACAATG CTGCTGCAAGATAA
- the LOC112214718 gene encoding uncharacterized protein LOC112214718 isoform X7, whose protein sequence is METVKIALLIFLLTSLQLLTTDASCVTTQKSAEHSTTGKPSETTTPVTTVPLSTVKNLGVNVTATSVTATSVTPTSVTPTSVTPTNRFCIPENSTWNSTTALATSTVTENTKMSSSPQVPVNSASPYTKDNDQDRVKDNKNTDHVGQQAGDKNLLWILLPVLALVGAAVVALLKSKCMKDHDHTEITDNGTENASFQSRPDNAKDGVMLLGVKSSGGEDNAAAR, encoded by the exons ATGGAGACCGTTAAGATAGCCTTACTCATCTTCCTTCTAACCTCGCTCCAGCTCCTCACAACAG ATGCTTCTTGTGTTACCACACAAAAATCAGCAGAACATTCAACAACAGGCAAACCATCAG AAACTACGACACCCGTCACGACTGTTCCTCTTTCCACTGTAAAGAACCTTGGTGTAAATGTTACTGCAACCAGCGTTACTGCAACCAGTGTGACCCCAACCAGTGTGACCCCAACCAGTGTGACCCCAACCA aCCGATTTTGCATTCCAGAGAATTCTACCTGGAATTCTACCACAGCGCTTGCTACATCAACAGTAacagaaaatacaaaaatgtcaTCCTCACCCCAAGTCCCAGTGAATTCCGCATCTCCATATACTAAGGATAATG ATCAAGATAGAGTCAAGGACAATAAGAATACGGATCATGTCG GTCAACAGGCTGGAG ATAAGAACCTGCTGTGGATTCTTTTGCCAGTCCTGGCACTTGTGGGGGCTGCTGTCGTGGCCCTTCTGAAAAGTAAATGCATGAAGGACCACGATCACACAG AGATAACTGATAATGGAACAGAAAA TGCCTCTTTCCAGAGCAGGCCGGACAACGCCAAAGACGGTGTCATGCTTCTCGGGGTGAAGTCTTCAGGCGGTGAAGACAATG CTGCTGCAAGATAA
- the LOC112214720 gene encoding DNA damage-inducible transcript 4-like protein has translation MVVATSTLNSKNAECISELVDRRYEQACIDNELDFWDHCLAEPHLNVEVSEDRTCQQLAKMFETCLSRAKKTTLHCSKVLVPEKLTRRIARDVLRLSSGEPCGCVLYVHLEQEKCCKQLERIVYNADVVPTFELTLVFKQDGSAWPSLRDFLHIGACFTPGFRHVLKLSPGFRLIKKKLYSSSAGTVVEEY, from the exons ATGGTTGTTGCTACAAGCACACTGAACAGTAAAAACGCTGAATGCATATCAGAATTGGTTGACCGTAGATACGAACAGGCTTGTATCGACAATG AGCTGGATTTCTGGGACCACTGTCTGGCTGAACCCCACCTAAATGTGGAGGTGTCTGAGGACAGGACATGTCAGCAGCTGGCCAAGATGTTCGAGACCTGCCTGTCGCGGGCCAAAAAGACCACGCTGCACTGCTCAAAGGTGCTGGTCCCAGAGAAGCTCACTCGGAGGATAGCGCGTGATGTCCTGCGCCTGTCATCGGGCGAGCCATGTGGCTGTGTGCTCTACGTGCACCTGGAACAGGAGAAGTGCTGCAAGCAGCTGGAGCGCATTGTGTACAACGCAGATGTGGTTCCCACCTTTGAATTGACACTGGTGTTCAAACAGGATGGCAGCGCTTGGCCCAGCCTCAGAGACTTCCTGCACATTGGTGCCTGTTTCACTCCAGGCTTCAGGCATGTGCTGAAACTCAGTCCGGGCTTCCGGCTCATCAAAAAGAAGCTCTACTCCTCCTCGGCTGGTACCGTGGTAGAAGAGTACTGA
- the LOC112214718 gene encoding cell wall integrity and stress response component 4 isoform X8 has translation METVKIALLIFLLTSLQLLTTDASCVTTQKSAEHSTTGKPSETTTPVTTVPLSTVKNLGVNVTATSVTATSVTPTSVTPTSVTPTNRFCIPENSTWNSTTALATSTVTENTKMSSSPQVPVNSASPYTKDNDQDRVKDNKNTDHVDKNLLWILLPVLALVGAAVVALLKSKCMKDHDHTEITDNGTENASFQSRPDNAKDGVMLLGVKSSGGEDNAAAR, from the exons ATGGAGACCGTTAAGATAGCCTTACTCATCTTCCTTCTAACCTCGCTCCAGCTCCTCACAACAG ATGCTTCTTGTGTTACCACACAAAAATCAGCAGAACATTCAACAACAGGCAAACCATCAG AAACTACGACACCCGTCACGACTGTTCCTCTTTCCACTGTAAAGAACCTTGGTGTAAATGTTACTGCAACCAGCGTTACTGCAACCAGTGTGACCCCAACCAGTGTGACCCCAACCAGTGTGACCCCAACCA aCCGATTTTGCATTCCAGAGAATTCTACCTGGAATTCTACCACAGCGCTTGCTACATCAACAGTAacagaaaatacaaaaatgtcaTCCTCACCCCAAGTCCCAGTGAATTCCGCATCTCCATATACTAAGGATAATG ATCAAGATAGAGTCAAGGACAATAAGAATACGGATCATGTCG ATAAGAACCTGCTGTGGATTCTTTTGCCAGTCCTGGCACTTGTGGGGGCTGCTGTCGTGGCCCTTCTGAAAAGTAAATGCATGAAGGACCACGATCACACAG AGATAACTGATAATGGAACAGAAAA TGCCTCTTTCCAGAGCAGGCCGGACAACGCCAAAGACGGTGTCATGCTTCTCGGGGTGAAGTCTTCAGGCGGTGAAGACAATG CTGCTGCAAGATAA
- the LOC112214718 gene encoding cell wall protein DAN4 isoform X1, whose product METVKIALLIFLLTSLQLLTTDASCVTTQKSAEHSTTGKPSETTTPVTTVPLSTVKNLGVNVTATSVTATSVTPTSVTPTSVTPTNRFCIPENSTWNSTTALATSTVTENTKMSSSPQVPVNSASPYTKDNGTQGTQAPTTVTKSDSLNKTTISDLTKKLPGSEAENTDQDRVKDNKNTDHVGQQAGDKNLLWILLPVLALVGAAVVALLKSKCMKDHDHTEITDNGTENASFQSRPDNAKDGVMLLGVKSSGGEDNAAAR is encoded by the exons ATGGAGACCGTTAAGATAGCCTTACTCATCTTCCTTCTAACCTCGCTCCAGCTCCTCACAACAG ATGCTTCTTGTGTTACCACACAAAAATCAGCAGAACATTCAACAACAGGCAAACCATCAG AAACTACGACACCCGTCACGACTGTTCCTCTTTCCACTGTAAAGAACCTTGGTGTAAATGTTACTGCAACCAGCGTTACTGCAACCAGTGTGACCCCAACCAGTGTGACCCCAACCAGTGTGACCCCAACCA aCCGATTTTGCATTCCAGAGAATTCTACCTGGAATTCTACCACAGCGCTTGCTACATCAACAGTAacagaaaatacaaaaatgtcaTCCTCACCCCAAGTCCCAGTGAATTCCGCATCTCCATATACTAAGGATAATG GAACACAAGGGACCCAGGCCCCAACAACTGTTACCAAGAGTGACTCACTAAACAAAACCACCATTTCTGACCTTACCAAAAAGCTCCCAG GTTCAGAGGCTGAAAATACAG ATCAAGATAGAGTCAAGGACAATAAGAATACGGATCATGTCG GTCAACAGGCTGGAG ATAAGAACCTGCTGTGGATTCTTTTGCCAGTCCTGGCACTTGTGGGGGCTGCTGTCGTGGCCCTTCTGAAAAGTAAATGCATGAAGGACCACGATCACACAG AGATAACTGATAATGGAACAGAAAA TGCCTCTTTCCAGAGCAGGCCGGACAACGCCAAAGACGGTGTCATGCTTCTCGGGGTGAAGTCTTCAGGCGGTGAAGACAATG CTGCTGCAAGATAA
- the LOC112214718 gene encoding cell wall protein DAN4 isoform X5, which yields METVKIALLIFLLTSLQLLTTDASCVTTQKSAEHSTTGKPSETTTPVTTVPLSTVKNLGVNVTATSVTATSVTPTSVTPTSVTPTKNSTWNSTTALATSTVTENTKMSSSPQVPVNSASPYTKDNGTQGTQAPTTVTKSDSLNKTTISDLTKKLPGSEAENTDQDRVKDNKNTDHVDKNLLWILLPVLALVGAAVVALLKSKCMKDHDHTEITDNGTENASFQSRPDNAKDGVMLLGVKSSGGEDNAAAR from the exons ATGGAGACCGTTAAGATAGCCTTACTCATCTTCCTTCTAACCTCGCTCCAGCTCCTCACAACAG ATGCTTCTTGTGTTACCACACAAAAATCAGCAGAACATTCAACAACAGGCAAACCATCAG AAACTACGACACCCGTCACGACTGTTCCTCTTTCCACTGTAAAGAACCTTGGTGTAAATGTTACTGCAACCAGCGTTACTGCAACCAGTGTGACCCCAACCAGTGTGACCCCAACCAGTGTGACCCCAACCA AGAATTCTACCTGGAATTCTACCACAGCGCTTGCTACATCAACAGTAacagaaaatacaaaaatgtcaTCCTCACCCCAAGTCCCAGTGAATTCCGCATCTCCATATACTAAGGATAATG GAACACAAGGGACCCAGGCCCCAACAACTGTTACCAAGAGTGACTCACTAAACAAAACCACCATTTCTGACCTTACCAAAAAGCTCCCAG GTTCAGAGGCTGAAAATACAG ATCAAGATAGAGTCAAGGACAATAAGAATACGGATCATGTCG ATAAGAACCTGCTGTGGATTCTTTTGCCAGTCCTGGCACTTGTGGGGGCTGCTGTCGTGGCCCTTCTGAAAAGTAAATGCATGAAGGACCACGATCACACAG AGATAACTGATAATGGAACAGAAAA TGCCTCTTTCCAGAGCAGGCCGGACAACGCCAAAGACGGTGTCATGCTTCTCGGGGTGAAGTCTTCAGGCGGTGAAGACAATG CTGCTGCAAGATAA
- the LOC112214718 gene encoding uncharacterized protein DDB_G0280205 isoform X4 has protein sequence METVKIALLIFLLTSLQLLTTDASCVTTQKSAEHSTTGKPSETTTPVTTVPLSTVKNLGVNVTATSVTATSVTPTNRFCIPENSTWNSTTALATSTVTENTKMSSSPQVPVNSASPYTKDNGTQGTQAPTTVTKSDSLNKTTISDLTKKLPGSEAENTDQDRVKDNKNTDHVGQQAGDKNLLWILLPVLALVGAAVVALLKSKCMKDHDHTEITDNGTENASFQSRPDNAKDGVMLLGVKSSGGEDNAAAR, from the exons ATGGAGACCGTTAAGATAGCCTTACTCATCTTCCTTCTAACCTCGCTCCAGCTCCTCACAACAG ATGCTTCTTGTGTTACCACACAAAAATCAGCAGAACATTCAACAACAGGCAAACCATCAG AAACTACGACACCCGTCACGACTGTTCCTCTTTCCACTGTAAAGAACCTTGGTGTAAATGTTACTGCAACCAGCGTTACTGCAACCAGTGTGACCCCAACCA aCCGATTTTGCATTCCAGAGAATTCTACCTGGAATTCTACCACAGCGCTTGCTACATCAACAGTAacagaaaatacaaaaatgtcaTCCTCACCCCAAGTCCCAGTGAATTCCGCATCTCCATATACTAAGGATAATG GAACACAAGGGACCCAGGCCCCAACAACTGTTACCAAGAGTGACTCACTAAACAAAACCACCATTTCTGACCTTACCAAAAAGCTCCCAG GTTCAGAGGCTGAAAATACAG ATCAAGATAGAGTCAAGGACAATAAGAATACGGATCATGTCG GTCAACAGGCTGGAG ATAAGAACCTGCTGTGGATTCTTTTGCCAGTCCTGGCACTTGTGGGGGCTGCTGTCGTGGCCCTTCTGAAAAGTAAATGCATGAAGGACCACGATCACACAG AGATAACTGATAATGGAACAGAAAA TGCCTCTTTCCAGAGCAGGCCGGACAACGCCAAAGACGGTGTCATGCTTCTCGGGGTGAAGTCTTCAGGCGGTGAAGACAATG CTGCTGCAAGATAA
- the LOC112214718 gene encoding cell wall protein DAN4 isoform X2, which translates to METVKIALLIFLLTSLQLLTTDASCVTTQKSAEHSTTGKPSETTTPVTTVPLSTVKNLGVNVTATSVTATSVTPTSVTPTSVTPTNRFCIPENSTWNSTTALATSTVTENTKMSSSPQVPVNSASPYTKDNGTQGTQAPTTVTKSDSLNKTTISDLTKKLPGSEAENTDQDRVKDNKNTDHVDKNLLWILLPVLALVGAAVVALLKSKCMKDHDHTEITDNGTENASFQSRPDNAKDGVMLLGVKSSGGEDNAAAR; encoded by the exons ATGGAGACCGTTAAGATAGCCTTACTCATCTTCCTTCTAACCTCGCTCCAGCTCCTCACAACAG ATGCTTCTTGTGTTACCACACAAAAATCAGCAGAACATTCAACAACAGGCAAACCATCAG AAACTACGACACCCGTCACGACTGTTCCTCTTTCCACTGTAAAGAACCTTGGTGTAAATGTTACTGCAACCAGCGTTACTGCAACCAGTGTGACCCCAACCAGTGTGACCCCAACCAGTGTGACCCCAACCA aCCGATTTTGCATTCCAGAGAATTCTACCTGGAATTCTACCACAGCGCTTGCTACATCAACAGTAacagaaaatacaaaaatgtcaTCCTCACCCCAAGTCCCAGTGAATTCCGCATCTCCATATACTAAGGATAATG GAACACAAGGGACCCAGGCCCCAACAACTGTTACCAAGAGTGACTCACTAAACAAAACCACCATTTCTGACCTTACCAAAAAGCTCCCAG GTTCAGAGGCTGAAAATACAG ATCAAGATAGAGTCAAGGACAATAAGAATACGGATCATGTCG ATAAGAACCTGCTGTGGATTCTTTTGCCAGTCCTGGCACTTGTGGGGGCTGCTGTCGTGGCCCTTCTGAAAAGTAAATGCATGAAGGACCACGATCACACAG AGATAACTGATAATGGAACAGAAAA TGCCTCTTTCCAGAGCAGGCCGGACAACGCCAAAGACGGTGTCATGCTTCTCGGGGTGAAGTCTTCAGGCGGTGAAGACAATG CTGCTGCAAGATAA
- the LOC112214718 gene encoding uncharacterized protein LOC112214718 isoform X9: protein METVKIALLIFLLTSLQLLTTDASCVTTQKSAEHSTTGKPSETTTPVTTVPLSTVKNLGVNVTATSVTATSVTPTKNSTWNSTTALATSTVTENTKMSSSPQVPVNSASPYTKDNDQDRVKDNKNTDHVGQQAGDKNLLWILLPVLALVGAAVVALLKSKCMKDHDHTEITDNGTENASFQSRPDNAKDGVMLLGVKSSGGEDNAAAR from the exons ATGGAGACCGTTAAGATAGCCTTACTCATCTTCCTTCTAACCTCGCTCCAGCTCCTCACAACAG ATGCTTCTTGTGTTACCACACAAAAATCAGCAGAACATTCAACAACAGGCAAACCATCAG AAACTACGACACCCGTCACGACTGTTCCTCTTTCCACTGTAAAGAACCTTGGTGTAAATGTTACTGCAACCAGCGTTACTGCAACCAGTGTGACCCCAACCA AGAATTCTACCTGGAATTCTACCACAGCGCTTGCTACATCAACAGTAacagaaaatacaaaaatgtcaTCCTCACCCCAAGTCCCAGTGAATTCCGCATCTCCATATACTAAGGATAATG ATCAAGATAGAGTCAAGGACAATAAGAATACGGATCATGTCG GTCAACAGGCTGGAG ATAAGAACCTGCTGTGGATTCTTTTGCCAGTCCTGGCACTTGTGGGGGCTGCTGTCGTGGCCCTTCTGAAAAGTAAATGCATGAAGGACCACGATCACACAG AGATAACTGATAATGGAACAGAAAA TGCCTCTTTCCAGAGCAGGCCGGACAACGCCAAAGACGGTGTCATGCTTCTCGGGGTGAAGTCTTCAGGCGGTGAAGACAATG CTGCTGCAAGATAA
- the LOC112214718 gene encoding cell wall protein DAN4 isoform X3, with protein sequence METVKIALLIFLLTSLQLLTTDASCVTTQKSAEHSTTGKPSETTTPVTTVPLSTVKNLGVNVTATSVTATSVTPTSVTPTSVTPTKNSTWNSTTALATSTVTENTKMSSSPQVPVNSASPYTKDNGTQGTQAPTTVTKSDSLNKTTISDLTKKLPGSEAENTDQDRVKDNKNTDHVGQQAGDKNLLWILLPVLALVGAAVVALLKSKCMKDHDHTEITDNGTENASFQSRPDNAKDGVMLLGVKSSGGEDNAAAR encoded by the exons ATGGAGACCGTTAAGATAGCCTTACTCATCTTCCTTCTAACCTCGCTCCAGCTCCTCACAACAG ATGCTTCTTGTGTTACCACACAAAAATCAGCAGAACATTCAACAACAGGCAAACCATCAG AAACTACGACACCCGTCACGACTGTTCCTCTTTCCACTGTAAAGAACCTTGGTGTAAATGTTACTGCAACCAGCGTTACTGCAACCAGTGTGACCCCAACCAGTGTGACCCCAACCAGTGTGACCCCAACCA AGAATTCTACCTGGAATTCTACCACAGCGCTTGCTACATCAACAGTAacagaaaatacaaaaatgtcaTCCTCACCCCAAGTCCCAGTGAATTCCGCATCTCCATATACTAAGGATAATG GAACACAAGGGACCCAGGCCCCAACAACTGTTACCAAGAGTGACTCACTAAACAAAACCACCATTTCTGACCTTACCAAAAAGCTCCCAG GTTCAGAGGCTGAAAATACAG ATCAAGATAGAGTCAAGGACAATAAGAATACGGATCATGTCG GTCAACAGGCTGGAG ATAAGAACCTGCTGTGGATTCTTTTGCCAGTCCTGGCACTTGTGGGGGCTGCTGTCGTGGCCCTTCTGAAAAGTAAATGCATGAAGGACCACGATCACACAG AGATAACTGATAATGGAACAGAAAA TGCCTCTTTCCAGAGCAGGCCGGACAACGCCAAAGACGGTGTCATGCTTCTCGGGGTGAAGTCTTCAGGCGGTGAAGACAATG CTGCTGCAAGATAA